The following are encoded in a window of Arthrobacter sp. OAP107 genomic DNA:
- a CDS encoding AMP-binding protein, whose amino-acid sequence MPFLNNLQRWADERPDDTAVVVAGKRLSWAELRDAAQAAAASSTAPITVLAQPNSTRFAVDFAAAVAGDRECAVLDPTWPEQLRDEIVRRLGSGVDPVAGGAGSDLADGDPAASFLIGLTSGTTSVPKAFTRSRRSWQQSFEASMEFFRLSQQDKTLAPGPLAASLNLYALAECLYAGSEFHTLESFDVGDVHAAITHDGITRLVLVPTMLRLLSERGLLGCVDASGVRTIICAGSKLDARTLEAARRWAPHATIYEYYGASELSFVSGAGLAAGEPFAAGSTAIGRPFPGVEVRILDDSGAVLPDGAAGNISVQSGMVSNGYLWGDDGQALRCFDGWFTVGDQGYLADGVLHILGRRADMIITAGKNVYPHEVELALSSVPGVASAIAAGMDDDLRGQRVVAGIVPSHGGVTATQLKTGLEDVLPKDKRPLQYYALDELPVTDRGKVSRRLLLDWIAARDSRVRHLV is encoded by the coding sequence ATGCCTTTTCTCAACAATCTCCAGCGTTGGGCCGATGAACGCCCCGACGACACCGCCGTCGTCGTGGCCGGAAAACGGCTCAGCTGGGCCGAACTGCGCGACGCCGCGCAGGCTGCCGCAGCCTCCAGCACGGCTCCGATCACAGTCCTCGCCCAGCCCAATTCCACCCGGTTCGCCGTTGACTTCGCCGCCGCCGTGGCCGGTGACCGTGAGTGCGCGGTCCTGGACCCCACATGGCCGGAACAGCTGCGGGACGAGATCGTCCGGCGTCTGGGCAGCGGCGTTGATCCGGTTGCCGGGGGTGCCGGCAGTGACCTGGCGGATGGGGACCCGGCCGCGTCTTTCCTCATCGGCCTGACCTCCGGCACCACCTCCGTACCCAAGGCGTTCACCCGTTCGCGCCGCTCCTGGCAGCAGTCCTTCGAAGCGTCGATGGAGTTCTTCCGGCTTAGCCAGCAGGACAAGACGCTGGCACCCGGACCGCTGGCCGCCAGCCTGAACCTGTATGCGCTGGCTGAATGCCTCTACGCCGGTTCGGAGTTCCACACCCTGGAATCGTTCGACGTCGGGGATGTCCACGCGGCCATCACCCACGACGGCATCACCCGGCTGGTGCTGGTTCCCACCATGCTGCGGCTGCTCAGCGAACGCGGACTCCTGGGCTGCGTGGACGCGTCGGGTGTCCGGACCATCATCTGTGCGGGTTCGAAGCTGGACGCGCGCACGCTGGAGGCGGCCCGCCGATGGGCGCCGCATGCCACCATCTACGAGTATTACGGGGCGTCGGAACTGAGCTTTGTCTCCGGCGCAGGCCTGGCCGCGGGGGAGCCGTTCGCCGCCGGCAGCACCGCGATCGGCCGGCCGTTCCCGGGCGTCGAGGTGCGGATCCTGGACGACTCCGGCGCGGTGCTCCCCGACGGGGCGGCCGGCAACATCAGCGTCCAAAGCGGGATGGTCAGCAACGGCTACCTCTGGGGCGACGACGGCCAGGCGCTGCGCTGCTTCGACGGCTGGTTCACCGTGGGCGACCAGGGCTACCTTGCCGACGGGGTGCTGCACATCCTCGGCCGCCGCGCCGACATGATCATCACAGCAGGCAAGAACGTCTATCCGCATGAGGTGGAGCTGGCGCTGTCCTCGGTGCCCGGCGTCGCCTCGGCCATTGCCGCCGGCATGGATGACGACCTGCGCGGCCAGCGCGTGGTGGCCGGCATCGTTCCCTCGCATGGCGGCGTCACCGCGACGCAGCTCAAGACCGGGCTGGAGGACGTCCTGCCCAAGGACAAGCGGCCGCTGCAGTACTATGCCCTCGACGAGCTTCCGGTGACGGACCGCGGCAAGGTCAGCCGGCGCCTCCTGCTCGACTGGATCGCGGCCCGTGACAGCCGGGTCCGGCACCTTGTCTAG
- a CDS encoding neutral zinc metallopeptidase produces MSFNDGVELDPSQVEDRRGGGVGRGTKIGGGIGGGVILLLAALFGINPQLLGPLLGSGQEQPARSTGTPLTQCKLGSDADKDLDCRIAGTVNSLNAFWPAYLADYNVKYPRPKAVLFEGATRTGCGTATSEVGPFYCPPDTTAYFDPGFFQDLVTRFGSSGGPLAQEYVVAHEFGHHIQNILGDLDKAQQDPQGAESGAVRVELQADCYAGLWTRYATTQKDPKTGKPFLEPLKQQDLNDALSAASAVGDDRIQKAATGRVNPEGWTHGSSAQRQKWFYQGYKTGDINQCDTFSARTL; encoded by the coding sequence ATGAGCTTCAATGACGGGGTCGAGCTGGACCCATCCCAAGTGGAAGACCGGCGCGGCGGCGGAGTAGGCCGCGGCACAAAGATCGGCGGAGGCATCGGGGGCGGCGTCATCCTGCTCCTTGCGGCACTGTTTGGCATCAACCCGCAGCTGCTTGGCCCGCTTCTGGGCAGCGGGCAGGAACAGCCGGCCCGGAGCACGGGAACACCCCTCACCCAGTGCAAGCTGGGTTCCGACGCCGACAAGGACCTCGACTGCCGGATTGCCGGGACGGTGAACAGCCTCAACGCGTTCTGGCCCGCGTACCTCGCCGACTACAACGTGAAGTACCCGCGGCCGAAGGCTGTGCTGTTCGAGGGCGCCACGCGCACGGGCTGCGGCACGGCCACGTCCGAGGTGGGCCCGTTCTACTGCCCGCCGGACACCACGGCCTACTTCGATCCCGGCTTCTTCCAGGACCTGGTGACCCGCTTCGGTTCTTCCGGCGGCCCGCTGGCCCAGGAGTATGTGGTGGCCCACGAGTTCGGACACCACATTCAGAACATCCTCGGCGACCTGGACAAGGCCCAGCAGGATCCGCAGGGTGCGGAATCCGGTGCTGTCCGGGTGGAGCTGCAGGCCGACTGCTACGCGGGGCTCTGGACCCGGTACGCCACCACGCAGAAGGACCCGAAAACCGGCAAGCCCTTCCTTGAGCCGCTCAAGCAGCAGGACCTGAACGACGCGCTCTCCGCAGCGTCCGCCGTTGGCGACGACCGGATCCAGAAGGCCGCCACGGGACGCGTCAACCCGGAAGGCTGGACGCACGGGTCCAGCGCACAGCGGCAGAAGTGGTTCTACCAGGGCTACAAGACCGGCGACATTAACCAGTGCGACACGTTCAGCGCCAGAACCCTGTAA
- a CDS encoding metal-sulfur cluster assembly factor: protein MTEIDAARTGLEDVEEALKDVIDPELGVNIVDLGLLYGLKYSEDDGALLIDMTLTTAACPLTDVLEEQVGKALDGVVDDWRLNWVWMPPWGPERITDDGKDQMRALGFNI from the coding sequence ATGACCGAAATCGACGCAGCCCGCACCGGGCTGGAGGATGTCGAAGAGGCACTCAAGGACGTCATCGACCCCGAGCTCGGGGTCAACATCGTGGACCTGGGCCTGCTGTACGGGCTCAAGTACTCGGAGGACGACGGCGCCCTGCTGATCGACATGACCCTCACCACCGCCGCCTGTCCGCTGACCGACGTGCTCGAGGAGCAGGTCGGCAAGGCGCTTGACGGCGTCGTGGACGACTGGCGCCTGAACTGGGTATGGATGCCGCCATGGGGTCCGGAGCGGATCACCGACGACGGCAAGGACCAGATGCGGGCCCTCGGCTTCAACATCTGA
- the sufC gene encoding Fe-S cluster assembly ATPase SufC, with product MSTLEIKDLHVSIDTEQGTKEILKGVSLTIRTGETHAIMGPNGSGKSTLASTIAGHPRYNVTRGTITLDGEDVLAMSVDERARAGVFLAMQYPVEVPGVTMTNFLRTAKTAIDGEAPALRTWTKDVKAAMQQLRIDADFAQRNVNEGFSGGEKKRVEILQLELFKPKFAVLDETDSGLDVDALKVVSEGVNRAHATGNMGTLLITHYTRILRYIKPDFVHVFVNGQVVEEGGPELADRLEEEGYDRYAAGAGSATAAAAVQA from the coding sequence ATGTCTACTCTTGAGATCAAGGACCTGCACGTCAGCATCGACACCGAGCAGGGCACCAAGGAGATCCTGAAGGGCGTCAGCCTGACCATCCGCACCGGTGAGACCCACGCCATCATGGGCCCCAACGGCTCCGGCAAGTCCACCCTGGCGTCCACCATCGCCGGCCACCCGCGCTACAACGTCACCCGCGGCACCATCACGCTGGACGGCGAAGATGTGCTGGCCATGAGCGTTGACGAGCGCGCCCGCGCCGGCGTCTTCCTGGCCATGCAGTACCCGGTGGAGGTCCCCGGCGTTACCATGACCAACTTCCTGCGGACCGCCAAGACCGCCATCGACGGCGAAGCCCCGGCCCTGCGCACCTGGACCAAGGACGTCAAGGCCGCCATGCAGCAGCTGCGCATCGACGCCGACTTCGCCCAGCGCAACGTCAACGAAGGCTTCTCCGGCGGTGAGAAGAAGCGCGTGGAGATCCTGCAGCTGGAGCTCTTCAAGCCGAAGTTCGCCGTCCTCGACGAGACCGATTCCGGCCTGGACGTCGACGCCCTCAAGGTGGTCTCCGAAGGCGTCAACCGCGCACACGCCACGGGCAACATGGGCACCCTGCTCATCACCCACTACACCCGCATCCTGCGCTACATCAAGCCTGACTTCGTTCACGTTTTCGTGAACGGCCAGGTTGTGGAAGAGGGCGGCCCGGAACTCGCCGACCGCCTCGAAGAAGAAGGCTACGACCGCTACGCCGCGGGCGCCGGATCAGCCACGGCTGCCGCAGCGGTCCAGGCCTAG
- a CDS encoding non-heme iron oxygenase ferredoxin subunit yields MTEQPKGELVCKANEIQPKQALRILIDDFPVAIVKDSMGEIHAIGDTCSHADISLSEGEVEGCAIECWGHGSQFDLRSGEPLQLPAYDPVPVFAVEIHGDDVYVDFTNVLNGAEAPNFS; encoded by the coding sequence ATGACTGAACAGCCAAAGGGCGAGCTCGTCTGCAAAGCAAACGAGATCCAGCCCAAGCAGGCCCTGCGGATCCTGATCGACGACTTCCCCGTCGCGATCGTCAAGGACTCCATGGGAGAAATCCACGCAATCGGCGACACGTGCTCGCACGCCGATATCTCCCTCTCCGAGGGTGAAGTGGAAGGCTGCGCCATCGAGTGCTGGGGCCACGGCTCACAGTTCGACCTGCGCAGCGGCGAACCCCTGCAGTTGCCGGCCTACGACCCCGTTCCAGTGTTCGCGGTGGAGATCCACGGAGACGACGTCTACGTGGACTTCACCAACGTCCTGAACGGCGCCGAAGCGCCGAACTTCAGCTGA
- the sufD gene encoding Fe-S cluster assembly protein SufD yields MTAEITTEKARIGAPSIAGFTEEGEALVPAKVDHSHNHGVTVMSSRAERLTSFDVADFALPTGREEEWRFTPVRGLANLFSDAASDGEAATFTVEAPEGYVRGSLAQGAAPRGTVLTPADRAAVVASANTDEALHVVIPADAEPAEPVRILVDGASAGRRSNAHFVLEAGANSRSVVIVEHTGAADHNGNLEVIVGDGAQLTLISVQLWDDGARHLGQHDAQVGKDAVYKHIAVSLGGSVVRLNSNVRFSGEGAEAELLGLYFADAGQHLEHRSFVDHNVANCKSNVLYKGALQGKNAHTVWVGDVLIQKQALGTDSYEKNQNLVLTDGCRADSVPNLEIETGLIEGAGHASSTGRFDDEHLFYLMARGIPEDVARRLVVRGFLNEIIQQIKVPALEERLTEEVERELAATEN; encoded by the coding sequence ATGACTGCCGAAATTACTACTGAAAAGGCCCGCATCGGAGCTCCTTCCATCGCCGGGTTCACCGAGGAAGGCGAGGCGCTGGTCCCCGCTAAGGTGGACCACAGCCACAACCACGGCGTCACCGTCATGTCCTCGCGCGCCGAACGGCTCACGAGCTTCGACGTCGCCGACTTCGCGCTGCCCACCGGCCGCGAAGAGGAATGGCGCTTCACTCCGGTCCGCGGACTGGCCAACCTGTTCTCCGACGCAGCGTCGGACGGCGAGGCGGCCACGTTCACCGTGGAAGCCCCCGAGGGCTACGTCCGGGGGAGCCTGGCACAGGGCGCCGCCCCGCGCGGCACCGTCCTGACCCCGGCCGACCGTGCCGCCGTCGTCGCCTCCGCCAACACGGACGAGGCCCTGCACGTGGTCATCCCGGCCGACGCGGAACCGGCTGAGCCGGTCCGCATCCTGGTCGACGGCGCGAGCGCAGGCCGCCGCTCCAACGCACACTTCGTGCTGGAAGCCGGCGCCAACTCCCGCAGCGTCGTTATCGTCGAGCACACGGGTGCCGCCGACCACAACGGAAACCTGGAAGTCATCGTCGGCGACGGCGCGCAGCTCACCTTGATCTCGGTGCAGCTCTGGGACGACGGCGCGCGGCACCTGGGCCAGCACGACGCCCAGGTGGGCAAGGACGCCGTCTACAAGCACATCGCCGTTTCGCTCGGCGGTTCCGTGGTGCGACTGAACTCCAACGTCCGCTTCTCCGGTGAGGGCGCCGAGGCCGAGCTCCTGGGCCTCTACTTCGCCGACGCCGGGCAGCACCTGGAGCACCGGTCCTTCGTTGACCACAACGTGGCCAACTGCAAGTCCAACGTGCTCTACAAGGGCGCCCTGCAGGGCAAGAACGCGCACACCGTCTGGGTGGGCGACGTGCTGATCCAGAAGCAGGCCCTGGGCACCGACTCATACGAGAAGAACCAGAACCTGGTGCTCACCGACGGTTGCCGTGCGGACTCCGTGCCCAACCTCGAAATCGAGACGGGCCTCATCGAGGGTGCCGGCCACGCCAGCTCCACCGGACGCTTCGACGACGAGCACCTGTTCTACCTGATGGCCCGCGGCATTCCCGAAGACGTGGCCCGCCGTCTCGTGGTGCGCGGCTTCCTCAACGAGATCATCCAGCAGATCAAGGTTCCGGCACTCGAAGAGCGCCTGACCGAGGAAGTCGAGCGCGAGCTCGCCGCCACCGAGAACTGA
- the sufB gene encoding Fe-S cluster assembly protein SufB — MTDQLSEKKVAEPGVIAEILEKNPELHGIGTYEYGWADKNDVGANARRGLNEDVVRDISAKKSEPEWMLDLRLKGLKYFDRKPMPTWGADLSGIDFDNIKYFVRSTEKQAATWEDLPEDIRNTYEKLGIPEAERSRLVSGVAAQYESEVVYHQIREDLEAQGVIFLDTDTALREHPEIFQEYFGTIIPVGDNKFASLNTAVWSGGSFVYVPKGVHVDIPLQAYFRINTENMGQFERTLIIADEDSYVHYIEGCTAPIYTSDSLHSAVVEIVVKKGARVRYTTIQNWSNNVYNLVTKRAICEEGGTMEWIDGNIGSKVTMKYPAVYLTGEHAKGETLSIAFAGEGQHQDTGSKMVHIAPNTKSSIISKSVARGGGRAAYRGLVQVREGAKHSANTVRCDALLVDTISRSDTYPYIDIREDDVQLGHEATVSRVSEEQLFYLMSRGMREDEAMAMIVRGFIEPIARELPMEYALELNRLIELQMEGSVG; from the coding sequence ATGACGGACCAACTATCAGAGAAGAAGGTTGCCGAGCCTGGTGTTATCGCCGAGATTCTGGAAAAGAATCCCGAGCTGCACGGCATCGGAACCTATGAGTACGGCTGGGCCGACAAGAACGACGTCGGCGCTAACGCCCGCCGCGGCCTTAACGAGGACGTGGTCCGCGACATCTCGGCCAAGAAGAGCGAGCCGGAATGGATGCTTGACCTACGCCTCAAGGGTCTGAAGTACTTCGACCGCAAGCCGATGCCCACCTGGGGTGCTGACCTCTCCGGCATCGACTTCGACAACATCAAGTACTTCGTGCGCTCCACCGAGAAGCAGGCCGCCACCTGGGAAGACCTGCCCGAGGACATCCGCAACACGTACGAGAAGCTCGGCATCCCGGAAGCCGAGCGCAGCCGCCTGGTCTCCGGTGTGGCAGCCCAGTACGAGTCCGAGGTTGTCTACCACCAGATCCGCGAGGACCTCGAGGCCCAGGGCGTCATCTTCCTGGACACGGACACCGCGCTGCGCGAGCACCCGGAGATCTTCCAGGAATACTTCGGCACCATCATCCCGGTGGGCGACAACAAGTTCGCCTCGCTGAACACGGCTGTTTGGTCCGGCGGATCCTTCGTGTATGTGCCCAAGGGCGTTCACGTCGATATCCCGCTGCAGGCCTACTTCCGCATCAACACGGAAAACATGGGTCAGTTCGAGCGCACGCTGATCATCGCCGACGAGGACTCCTACGTCCACTACATCGAAGGCTGCACCGCGCCGATCTACACCTCGGACTCGCTGCACTCGGCCGTCGTCGAGATCGTGGTCAAGAAGGGCGCCCGCGTCCGCTACACCACCATCCAGAACTGGTCCAACAACGTGTACAACCTCGTGACCAAGCGCGCCATCTGCGAAGAGGGCGGCACCATGGAGTGGATCGATGGCAACATCGGCTCCAAGGTCACCATGAAGTACCCGGCCGTGTACCTCACGGGCGAGCACGCCAAGGGCGAGACCCTGTCCATCGCGTTCGCCGGCGAAGGCCAGCACCAGGACACCGGCTCCAAGATGGTGCACATCGCGCCGAACACCAAGAGCTCCATCATCTCCAAGTCCGTTGCCCGCGGCGGCGGACGCGCGGCCTACCGCGGCCTGGTCCAGGTCCGCGAGGGTGCCAAGCACTCCGCGAACACGGTCCGCTGCGACGCGCTTCTGGTGGACACCATCAGCCGCTCGGACACCTACCCGTACATCGACATCCGCGAGGATGACGTCCAGCTGGGCCACGAGGCCACCGTCTCGCGCGTTTCCGAGGAGCAGCTCTTCTACCTCATGTCCCGCGGCATGCGCGAAGACGAAGCCATGGCCATGATCGTGCGCGGCTTCATCGAGCCGATCGCCCGCGAGCTGCCGATGGAATACGCCCTCGAGCTGAACCGCCTCATTGAACTCCAGATGGAAGGATCCGTCGGTTAA
- a CDS encoding helix-turn-helix domain-containing protein → MYSMTKTTSAPLAGQGAPAGALRGGNRAALASVPAAADSDERTRDRVLSAVLEHGPVSAAELGDLLGFTPAAVRRHLDHLSRAGVIEVKRVARAGAGAGRPARRYVLSSQGQSSLGDDYLNIATLALKQLGAVAGDEAVRQFAVERFAEMERRYAPEVEAAGTDITARAQALSAALSRDGFVASTATIEAKAPLPAALSSVQLCQGHCPIQQLATQFPVFCDAETEMFSRLVGVDVRRLSTLARGGHVCTTHIPTGRPAVTVALATDAPDNLDEVSNHLQERPL, encoded by the coding sequence GTGTATTCCATGACCAAGACCACTTCCGCGCCTTTGGCCGGACAGGGCGCGCCTGCGGGTGCGCTGCGCGGTGGAAATCGTGCTGCCCTGGCATCCGTGCCTGCCGCGGCCGACTCCGATGAGCGCACGCGCGACCGCGTCCTCAGCGCCGTCCTGGAACACGGGCCGGTCAGCGCCGCGGAACTGGGTGACCTCCTCGGGTTCACCCCGGCCGCCGTCCGCCGCCACCTGGACCACCTGTCCCGCGCCGGCGTTATCGAGGTCAAGCGCGTGGCCCGCGCAGGCGCCGGTGCCGGACGGCCCGCCCGCCGCTACGTCCTCAGCTCCCAGGGCCAGTCCTCACTGGGCGACGACTATCTGAACATCGCCACCCTGGCGCTCAAGCAGCTCGGCGCGGTGGCAGGCGATGAAGCCGTCCGCCAGTTCGCCGTCGAGCGCTTCGCGGAGATGGAACGGCGGTACGCCCCCGAGGTAGAGGCGGCCGGAACGGACATCACCGCCCGCGCGCAGGCACTGTCCGCCGCCCTCTCCCGGGACGGCTTCGTCGCTTCCACTGCCACCATCGAAGCCAAGGCCCCGCTGCCCGCAGCACTGTCCAGCGTCCAACTGTGCCAGGGCCACTGCCCCATCCAGCAGCTGGCCACCCAGTTTCCCGTGTTCTGCGACGCGGAAACGGAAATGTTTTCGCGCCTCGTTGGTGTCGATGTCCGCAGGCTTTCCACGCTCGCCCGCGGGGGACACGTCTGCACCACCCATATACCCACAGGCCGTCCGGCCGTGACGGTGGCCCTGGCCACCGACGCACCGGACAACCTGGACGAAGTATCCAACCATCTGCAAGAAAGGCCGTTATGA
- a CDS encoding ABC transporter ATP-binding protein, whose protein sequence is MRSPKSPVLTIDGLIKDVGPLPTLDGKMLRVVSDVSLVAGRGEVTALLGANGAGKTTTIECAQGLQQRTGGSITLLGSDPGTAGAELRARVGVMLQDGGLPPSARPIPLLRHVAGMYRNPRPLDELVQRLGIDTFSRTNVRRLSGGQKQRLALAAALIGNPEVLFLDEPSAGLDPQSRQLVFELIAELRDGGMGIILTTHLMDDAQRLADYVYIIDAGRNVAEGTVAQLLQHNMPETPHRDHVRTLHFDAVPGLDFDGVLPAEIEIRETRSGSYAATGALTPEDLAALTAWWAHHGIMPGSLSMEARSLEDVFLDISGREIR, encoded by the coding sequence GTGCGATCCCCCAAATCCCCCGTACTGACCATCGACGGGCTCATCAAGGACGTCGGTCCGCTCCCCACCCTCGATGGCAAGATGCTCAGGGTGGTGAGCGACGTCTCGCTCGTCGCCGGACGTGGCGAGGTCACTGCGCTGCTCGGAGCCAACGGTGCCGGCAAGACTACCACCATCGAATGCGCCCAGGGGCTGCAGCAGCGGACGGGCGGGTCCATTACGCTGCTCGGCTCGGATCCCGGCACCGCCGGTGCGGAACTGCGCGCCCGCGTGGGAGTGATGCTCCAGGACGGCGGGCTCCCGCCGTCGGCCCGCCCCATTCCCTTGCTCCGGCACGTTGCCGGCATGTACCGCAATCCCAGGCCGCTGGATGAATTGGTGCAGCGGCTGGGCATCGACACGTTCAGCAGGACCAATGTCCGGCGGCTGTCCGGCGGACAGAAGCAGCGGCTGGCCCTCGCCGCCGCGCTGATCGGCAACCCGGAGGTCCTGTTCCTGGACGAACCCAGCGCCGGCCTGGATCCGCAGTCCCGCCAGCTGGTCTTCGAACTCATTGCCGAACTCCGGGACGGCGGGATGGGGATCATCCTCACCACCCACCTCATGGATGACGCGCAGCGGCTGGCCGATTACGTGTACATCATCGACGCCGGCAGGAACGTTGCGGAGGGCACCGTCGCCCAGCTTCTCCAGCACAACATGCCGGAGACGCCCCACCGGGACCACGTGCGGACGCTGCACTTCGATGCCGTGCCGGGGCTGGATTTCGACGGCGTGCTGCCGGCCGAGATCGAGATCCGTGAGACGCGTTCCGGAAGCTACGCGGCCACGGGGGCGCTGACACCCGAGGACCTCGCCGCGCTGACGGCCTGGTGGGCGCACCACGGCATCATGCCGGGCTCGCTGAGCATGGAGGCCCGTAGCCTCGAAGATGTATTCCTTGACATTTCCGGAAGGGAAATCCGATGA
- a CDS encoding ABC transporter permease — protein sequence MTTATGSAPAPLLRRILLQGKYEATTMLRNGEQLILAVVLPLLALIGLTVTPLLDGIGDSRVNVAVPGILALCAMSTAFTGQGIATGFDRRYGVLRFLSTTPLGRAGLIAGKILAVLAVLVIQVVIVAAVALPLGWHPNALGILPGLGLLVLGAAAFTALGLLVAGTVRPEATLAITNLLWILLGALGGIVIPMQRLPELAQNTVHLLPSGSLGEGLRDAFLHGAVNGNAVLVLLMWTVLAGAAAIRWFKWN from the coding sequence ATGACGACAGCCACGGGCAGCGCACCCGCTCCCCTGCTCCGCCGGATCCTGCTGCAGGGTAAATACGAGGCCACCACCATGCTCCGGAACGGTGAGCAGCTGATTCTGGCCGTGGTCCTGCCGCTCCTGGCGCTGATCGGACTGACGGTCACCCCGCTGCTTGACGGCATCGGGGACAGCCGGGTCAACGTTGCCGTCCCCGGCATCCTCGCGCTCTGCGCCATGTCCACTGCGTTCACCGGGCAGGGCATCGCCACCGGCTTCGACCGCCGCTACGGCGTGCTCCGGTTTCTGTCCACCACACCGCTGGGGCGCGCAGGCCTCATCGCCGGGAAGATCCTCGCGGTCCTGGCCGTCCTGGTGATCCAGGTGGTCATCGTCGCTGCCGTCGCCCTTCCCCTCGGTTGGCATCCCAATGCCCTGGGGATTCTGCCGGGCCTGGGCCTGCTGGTCCTGGGCGCTGCCGCGTTCACGGCCCTTGGCCTGCTGGTGGCGGGCACCGTCCGACCCGAGGCGACCCTGGCGATCACCAACCTGCTGTGGATCCTGCTCGGCGCCCTGGGCGGCATCGTGATCCCCATGCAGCGGCTGCCGGAACTCGCCCAGAACACCGTTCACCTGCTGCCGTCCGGGTCCCTCGGCGAAGGCCTGCGGGACGCGTTCCTGCACGGCGCCGTGAACGGCAACGCTGTTCTTGTCCTGCTGATGTGGACGGTTCTCGCCGGCGCAGCAGCCATCCGCTGGTTCAAATGGAATTGA
- a CDS encoding COX15/CtaA family protein: MSTASRLPQFVGRLASKLPVTVDSTVRRLAVLSLIGQTVLVVTGGAVRLTASGLGCPTWPRCTSNSLVNTPEMGIHGFIEFGNRLLTFALAAVAALMLVYLWNLRRERKDLFLLALGLLASIPAQAIIGGITVLTQLNPWVVGLHFLVSMALVVFATLLVNRAYGRTGQFRSSPLAALPGVLRPAMTAVAVFAWIAVMLGVVVTGAGPHAGDANAPRNDLDWDLFSHIHAVPAYLVTAGTLLALYFVFRRGISGTFRTAVLMLLGVTVLQAIIGFTQYYNGIPALLVGAHMLGAALLMAAATNAADIARSSPVG, translated from the coding sequence GTGAGCACGGCTTCGCGCCTCCCCCAGTTCGTCGGCCGCCTGGCATCCAAGCTTCCCGTCACCGTCGATTCGACCGTCCGCCGCCTGGCCGTGCTGTCCCTGATCGGACAGACGGTCCTGGTGGTCACCGGCGGCGCCGTCCGGCTGACCGCCTCGGGCTTGGGCTGCCCCACCTGGCCCAGGTGCACGAGCAACTCCCTGGTGAACACCCCCGAGATGGGCATCCACGGCTTCATCGAGTTCGGCAACCGTCTCCTGACGTTTGCCCTGGCCGCCGTCGCTGCACTCATGCTCGTGTACCTGTGGAATCTGCGCAGGGAGCGCAAGGACCTGTTCCTGCTGGCCCTTGGCCTGCTGGCGAGCATCCCGGCGCAGGCCATCATCGGCGGCATCACCGTGCTTACCCAGCTGAACCCGTGGGTGGTTGGACTGCATTTCCTGGTGTCCATGGCCCTGGTGGTATTCGCCACGCTGCTGGTTAACCGGGCATACGGCAGGACCGGCCAGTTCCGGAGCTCGCCGCTCGCTGCCCTGCCGGGCGTGCTTCGGCCGGCCATGACCGCCGTCGCAGTGTTTGCATGGATTGCGGTCATGCTTGGCGTCGTGGTGACCGGCGCCGGCCCGCACGCGGGTGACGCCAACGCGCCACGCAACGACCTGGACTGGGACCTGTTCTCGCACATCCACGCCGTGCCCGCGTATCTGGTCACCGCCGGCACGCTGCTCGCCCTGTACTTCGTGTTCCGCCGCGGGATCTCCGGCACGTTCAGGACGGCCGTGCTGATGCTCCTCGGCGTTACCGTGCTGCAGGCCATCATCGGCTTCACGCAGTACTACAACGGCATTCCGGCGCTGCTCGTGGGCGCGCACATGCTGGGTGCCGCCCTGCTGATGGCCGCGGCAACCAACGCCGCCGACATTGCCCGCTCCAGCCCCGTCGGGTAG